The following proteins come from a genomic window of Streptomyces liliiviolaceus:
- the purD gene encoding phosphoribosylamine--glycine ligase, with product MNVLVIGGGAREHALCRSLSLDPDVTALHCAPGNAGIADVAELHEVDALDGKAVATLATGLGAELVIVGPEAPLVAGVADAVREAGIPVFGPSQEAAQLEGSKAFAKDVMAGAGVPTARSYVCTTPAEVDEALDAFGAPYVVKDDGLAAGKGVVVTDDLAAAAAHANACDRVVIEEFLDGPEVSLFAITDGVTVVPLQPAQDFKRALDGDEGPNTGGMGAYSPLPWADPKLVEEVMQTVLQPTVDELRRRGTPFSGLLYAGLAITSRGVRVIEFNARFGDPETQVVLARLKTPLSGILLAAANGTLADLEPLRWSDDAAVTVVIASHNYPGTPRTGDPIEGLAEVAAEDAPHAYVLHAGTKRNGDAVLSAGGRVLSVTASGKDLTQARTRAYRAVDRIRLDGSQHRTDIAAKVAEAAAE from the coding sequence GTGAACGTCCTAGTAATCGGCGGCGGTGCCCGCGAACACGCCCTGTGCCGCTCCCTCTCCCTCGACCCCGACGTCACCGCGTTGCACTGCGCCCCGGGCAACGCCGGTATCGCCGACGTGGCCGAGCTGCACGAGGTCGACGCCCTCGACGGCAAGGCCGTGGCCACGCTGGCCACGGGCCTCGGCGCCGAGCTGGTGATCGTCGGCCCGGAGGCGCCCCTCGTGGCCGGGGTCGCCGACGCCGTGAGAGAGGCGGGCATCCCGGTGTTCGGCCCCTCGCAGGAGGCCGCCCAGCTGGAGGGTTCCAAGGCCTTCGCCAAGGACGTGATGGCGGGCGCGGGCGTCCCCACCGCCCGCTCGTACGTCTGCACGACCCCCGCCGAGGTGGACGAGGCACTGGACGCCTTCGGCGCCCCGTACGTCGTGAAGGACGACGGGCTCGCCGCCGGCAAGGGCGTCGTCGTCACCGACGACCTGGCGGCCGCCGCGGCCCACGCCAACGCCTGCGACCGCGTGGTCATCGAGGAGTTCCTCGACGGCCCCGAGGTCTCCCTCTTCGCGATCACCGACGGCGTGACGGTCGTCCCGCTGCAGCCGGCCCAGGACTTCAAGCGCGCTCTCGACGGCGACGAAGGCCCCAACACCGGCGGCATGGGCGCGTACTCGCCCCTCCCGTGGGCCGATCCGAAGCTGGTCGAGGAGGTCATGCAGACCGTTCTGCAGCCGACCGTCGACGAGCTGCGCCGCCGCGGCACCCCGTTCTCCGGGCTGCTGTACGCCGGGCTCGCGATCACCTCGCGCGGTGTGCGGGTCATCGAGTTCAACGCCCGTTTCGGCGACCCCGAGACCCAGGTCGTCCTCGCCCGCCTGAAGACGCCGCTCTCCGGCATCCTCCTCGCGGCCGCGAACGGCACCCTCGCCGACCTCGAACCGCTGCGCTGGAGCGACGACGCGGCCGTCACCGTGGTCATCGCCTCGCACAACTACCCCGGCACCCCCCGCACCGGCGACCCCATCGAGGGTCTCGCCGAGGTGGCGGCCGAGGACGCCCCGCACGCGTACGTCCTGCACGCCGGTACGAAGCGGAACGGCGACGCCGTCCTCAGCGCGGGCGGTCGCGTGCTCTCGGTCACGGCGAGCGGCAAGGACCTCACCCAGGCCCGCACCCGCGCGTACAGGGCGGTCGACCGGATCCGCCTCGACGGCTCCCAGCACCGTACGGACATCGCGGCGAAGGTCGCGGAAGCCGCCGCGGAGTAA
- a CDS encoding DNA polymerase III subunit gamma and tau — MSSLALYRRYRPESFAEVIGQEHVTDPLQQALRNNRVNHAYLFSGPRGCGKTTSARILARCLNCEQGPTPAPCGECQSCRDLARNGPGSIDVIEIDAASHGGVDDARDLREKAFFGPASSRYKIYIIDEAHMVTSAGFNALLKVVEEPPEHLKFIFATTEPEKVIGTIRSRTHHYPFRLVPPGTLREYLGEVCGREGMPVEDGVLPLVVRAGAGSVRDSMSVMDQLLAGARDDGVTYAMATSLLGYTDGSLLDSVVEAFAAGDGAAAFEVVDRVIEGGNDPRRFVADLLERLRDLVILAAVPDAGEKGLIDAPVDVVERMTAQAGVFGAAELSRAADLVNAGLTEMRGATSPRLQLELICARVLLPTAYGDERSVMARLDRIERGVNFSGGGGGAGLGGGVGGPAVGYVPGPDAHPGAHAGAPAGQPGHPGMQGGGAAAARAAVRGGGAGGGGVGGGGVGQGAGVPGSGSGFGSGGDVGAGSAQVPAAPAAAYTPPPAPAEPAPSSSSSPGPTAPAAPAPAAEQPSGPAAGAWPTATAVGSGRRPGGWPTATAAGGGQPPSGASAASGHSQAPASVAPSQGAAGPGAFSAPPSGGPDPRTLWPNILEAVKNRRRFTWILLSQNAQVTGFDGTTLQIGFVNVGARDNFASSGSEEVLRQALSELFNVTWKIEAVIDPSGGSAAPPAPGGGLGGGGYGGGTGGGGYGSGGGAAQGTGAPRPAPQQPAAPAPAPAPGPSSPASQNRPASASGSAPSSGSAHQPPPRPAAQEPPPISPEDDTPEDDDPDLDESALSGHELIVRELGATVLEEFTND; from the coding sequence GTGTCGTCCCTCGCGCTGTACCGCCGTTATCGCCCGGAGTCGTTCGCCGAGGTCATCGGGCAGGAGCATGTCACCGACCCGTTGCAGCAGGCGCTGCGGAACAACCGGGTCAATCACGCGTACCTGTTCAGCGGGCCGCGCGGCTGCGGGAAGACGACCAGTGCGCGCATCCTCGCGCGGTGTCTGAACTGCGAGCAGGGGCCCACGCCCGCACCGTGCGGAGAGTGCCAGTCCTGCCGGGATCTCGCGCGCAACGGTCCCGGGTCCATCGACGTCATCGAGATCGACGCGGCCTCCCACGGTGGTGTGGACGACGCTCGTGACCTGCGCGAGAAGGCCTTCTTCGGGCCCGCGAGCAGCCGGTACAAGATCTACATCATCGACGAGGCCCACATGGTCACGTCGGCCGGTTTCAACGCGCTGCTGAAGGTCGTCGAGGAGCCGCCGGAGCACCTCAAGTTCATCTTCGCCACCACCGAGCCCGAGAAGGTCATCGGGACGATCCGCTCGCGTACGCACCACTATCCGTTCCGGCTCGTTCCCCCCGGGACCCTGCGGGAGTACCTCGGCGAGGTCTGCGGACGCGAGGGCATGCCCGTCGAGGACGGCGTGCTTCCGCTCGTCGTGCGGGCCGGCGCCGGGTCCGTGCGTGACTCCATGTCCGTCATGGACCAGCTCCTCGCGGGAGCCCGGGACGACGGTGTGACGTACGCCATGGCCACCTCCCTTCTCGGGTACACGGACGGGTCGCTGCTCGACTCCGTGGTCGAGGCCTTCGCCGCGGGCGACGGCGCCGCCGCCTTCGAGGTCGTCGACCGGGTCATCGAGGGCGGCAACGACCCCCGCCGGTTCGTCGCCGACCTGCTGGAGCGGCTGCGGGACCTCGTGATCCTGGCGGCCGTGCCCGACGCCGGTGAGAAGGGGCTCATCGACGCCCCCGTGGACGTGGTCGAGCGGATGACGGCCCAGGCCGGGGTCTTCGGCGCCGCCGAGCTGAGCCGCGCCGCCGACCTCGTCAACGCCGGTCTGACGGAGATGCGGGGGGCCACCTCGCCCCGCCTCCAGCTCGAACTGATCTGCGCGCGCGTGCTGCTGCCCACGGCCTACGGGGACGAGCGGTCCGTCATGGCCCGCCTCGACCGGATCGAGCGCGGTGTGAACTTCAGCGGCGGCGGCGGAGGGGCCGGACTTGGGGGCGGGGTCGGCGGGCCTGCCGTCGGTTACGTGCCCGGGCCCGACGCCCACCCGGGAGCCCATGCGGGAGCCCCTGCGGGGCAGCCCGGGCACCCGGGGATGCAGGGCGGCGGGGCCGCCGCCGCCCGTGCCGCCGTGCGGGGAGGAGGCGCGGGCGGCGGAGGAGTGGGCGGTGGAGGAGTGGGGCAAGGGGCCGGAGTTCCTGGCTCCGGTTCCGGGTTCGGTTCCGGTGGTGACGTGGGGGCCGGGTCTGCCCAGGTCCCGGCAGCGCCCGCCGCCGCGTACACGCCTCCGCCCGCTCCCGCCGAGCCTGCTCCCAGTTCCAGTTCCAGCCCTGGTCCGACCGCGCCTGCCGCCCCCGCCCCCGCTGCGGAGCAGCCGTCCGGCCCGGCTGCCGGTGCCTGGCCCACCGCGACGGCCGTGGGCAGCGGACGGCGGCCGGGCGGCTGGCCGACCGCGACAGCCGCGGGCGGAGGACAGCCCCCGTCCGGAGCGTCCGCCGCGTCCGGGCACTCCCAAGCCCCCGCCTCCGTCGCTCCTTCGCAGGGGGCCGCGGGTCCCGGCGCGTTCTCCGCTCCTCCGAGCGGTGGGCCCGACCCCCGCACTCTCTGGCCGAACATCCTGGAGGCGGTGAAGAACCGGCGCCGTTTCACCTGGATCCTGCTCAGTCAGAACGCCCAGGTGACCGGCTTCGACGGCACCACCCTCCAGATCGGCTTCGTCAACGTCGGAGCGCGGGACAACTTCGCGAGCAGCGGCAGCGAGGAGGTGCTGCGGCAGGCGCTGTCCGAGTTGTTCAACGTGACCTGGAAGATCGAGGCGGTCATCGATCCTTCCGGAGGTTCGGCGGCCCCGCCCGCACCCGGCGGCGGTTTGGGTGGCGGTGGCTACGGCGGCGGCACCGGCGGCGGAGGGTACGGGTCGGGCGGCGGCGCCGCTCAGGGCACGGGCGCGCCCCGCCCCGCCCCGCAACAGCCCGCGGCCCCGGCTCCGGCACCTGCGCCCGGACCGTCCTCCCCGGCGTCCCAGAACCGCCCGGCGTCCGCATCCGGCTCCGCGCCCTCGTCCGGGTCGGCTCACCAGCCCCCGCCCCGTCCCGCCGCCCAGGAGCCGCCTCCCATCTCGCCGGAGGACGACACCCCGGAGGACGACGATCCCGACCTCGACGAGTCGGCCCTCTCCGGCCACGAACTGATCGTCCGAGAACTGGGAGCGACGGTCCTGGAAGAGTTCACGAACGACTGA
- a CDS encoding phosphoribosylaminoimidazolesuccinocarboxamide synthase has protein sequence MSGFVEKPEPLEVPGLVHLHTGKVRDLYQNEAGDLVMVASDRISAFDWVLPTEIPDKGRVLTQLSLWWFDQLADLMPNHVLGTEPPPGAPAEWQGRTLVCKSLEMVPVECVARGYLTGSGLVEYNETRTVCGLALPHGLSDGSELPAPIFTPATKAAVGEHDENVSYEEVARQVGAETAAQLRQATLAVYSRGRDIARERGILLADTKFEFGFDGETLVVADEVLTPDSSRFWPADEWEPGRAQPSFDKQYVRDWLTSAESGWDRRSEQPPPALPQQVVDATRAKYVEAYERLTGTPWT, from the coding sequence GTGTCCGGATTCGTCGAAAAGCCCGAGCCTCTTGAGGTTCCGGGTCTGGTGCACCTGCACACCGGCAAGGTGCGCGACCTGTACCAGAACGAGGCGGGCGACCTCGTGATGGTCGCCAGCGACCGCATCTCCGCGTTCGACTGGGTGCTGCCCACGGAGATCCCCGACAAGGGCCGCGTCCTGACGCAGCTCTCGCTCTGGTGGTTCGACCAGCTCGCCGACCTGATGCCGAACCACGTGCTGGGCACCGAACCGCCGCCCGGCGCCCCCGCCGAGTGGCAGGGCCGCACCCTGGTCTGCAAGTCCCTGGAGATGGTCCCGGTCGAGTGCGTCGCCCGCGGCTACCTCACCGGCTCCGGTCTCGTCGAGTACAACGAGACCCGTACCGTCTGCGGTCTCGCGCTCCCGCACGGGCTGAGCGACGGCTCGGAGCTGCCCGCCCCGATCTTCACCCCGGCCACCAAGGCCGCCGTCGGCGAGCACGACGAGAACGTCTCGTACGAGGAGGTCGCCCGCCAGGTCGGCGCGGAGACCGCCGCCCAGCTCCGGCAGGCGACGCTCGCCGTCTACAGCCGCGGCCGGGACATCGCCCGCGAGCGGGGCATCCTCCTCGCGGACACGAAGTTCGAGTTCGGCTTCGACGGCGAGACGCTGGTCGTCGCCGACGAGGTGCTGACCCCGGACTCGTCCCGCTTCTGGCCCGCCGACGAGTGGGAGCCGGGCCGCGCGCAGCCCTCGTTCGACAAGCAGTACGTACGCGACTGGCTGACCTCCGCCGAGTCCGGCTGGGACCGCAGGAGCGAGCAGCCGCCGCCGGCCCTGCCCCAGCAGGTCGTGGACGCGACCCGCGCCAAGTACGTGGAGGCGTACGAGCGCCTGACGGGCACGCCCTGGACCTGA
- a CDS encoding response regulator transcription factor: protein MTSVRPIRLLLADDEHLIRGALAALLGLEDDLLVVAEAAGGPEALAMARAHEPDVAVLDLQMPGADGVRVATSLRTELPACRVLIVTSHGRPGHLKRALAAGVRGFVPKTVSAQRLAEIIRTVHAGNRYVDPELAADAISAGDSPLTAREAEVLELASDGAPVAEIAERAALSQGTVRNYLSSAVSKLGAENRHSAVRLARERGWV from the coding sequence ATGACATCCGTACGACCCATCCGGCTGCTGCTCGCCGACGACGAGCACCTCATCCGGGGGGCGCTCGCCGCGCTGCTGGGTCTTGAGGACGATCTGCTGGTGGTGGCGGAGGCGGCCGGCGGGCCCGAGGCGCTGGCGATGGCGCGGGCGCACGAACCCGATGTGGCCGTACTGGATCTGCAGATGCCCGGGGCTGACGGTGTGAGGGTGGCCACATCGCTGCGGACCGAACTGCCCGCCTGCCGCGTGCTGATCGTGACGAGCCACGGGCGCCCCGGGCACCTCAAGCGGGCGCTGGCGGCCGGTGTGCGCGGGTTCGTCCCGAAGACCGTGAGCGCGCAACGGCTCGCCGAGATCATCCGTACCGTCCACGCGGGAAACCGCTATGTCGACCCCGAGTTGGCCGCCGACGCGATCTCCGCCGGGGATTCGCCGCTCACCGCGCGCGAGGCCGAGGTGCTGGAGCTGGCGTCCGACGGGGCGCCCGTCGCGGAGATCGCGGAGCGGGCCGCGCTGTCGCAGGGGACCGTACGGAACTATCTGTCGTCGGCCGTGTCCAAACTCGGAGCGGAGAACCGTCACTCGGCGGTGCGTCTCGCACGCGAGCGAGGTTGGGTATAG
- a CDS encoding tyrosine-type recombinase/integrase, with translation MAEEKKRTRRANGESAIYFGKDERWHARVPMGYKDDGTPYRRHLTRPTRKELVDEVRKLEKQRDEGSAQQPGKPWTVDKWLWHWVENIAKPTVSENTYDGYEVAVRVHLVPGVGKHRIDRLEPEHLESLYRRMQKSGSKAGTAHQAHRTIRTALGEAARRGHVAKNAAALAKPPRMEEAEDEVEPYSLDEVQSLLIEVNKRRNSARWMLALALGLRQGETLGLRWSDVDLDNEYLKLRRNRLRPRYEHGCPEASPCGRKAGYCPGRKQVRRETKNTKSRAGRRAVPLPGPLVAMLRTHAEVQARERKTAGNLWIESDYVFTRALGGPLSPNTDYHDWKRLLADAQVRDGRLHDARHTAATVLMLLGVPARVIDQIMGWEPGTSARMRARYLHVPDAMLKDVARKIADAIWGPAAPAVDKNQDNGS, from the coding sequence GTGGCAGAAGAGAAGAAGCGCACCCGCCGCGCCAACGGCGAATCCGCCATCTACTTCGGGAAAGACGAGCGCTGGCATGCTCGCGTCCCGATGGGCTACAAGGACGACGGGACCCCCTACCGCCGACACCTGACGCGCCCGACGCGCAAGGAACTGGTGGACGAAGTGCGCAAGTTGGAGAAGCAGCGCGACGAGGGTTCGGCACAACAACCTGGCAAGCCGTGGACCGTCGACAAGTGGCTGTGGCACTGGGTCGAGAACATCGCCAAACCGACCGTGAGCGAGAACACGTACGACGGCTATGAGGTGGCCGTGCGCGTGCACCTCGTGCCCGGTGTCGGGAAGCACCGCATCGACCGCTTGGAGCCCGAGCACCTGGAAAGCCTCTACCGCCGGATGCAGAAGAGCGGGAGCAAGGCCGGTACGGCTCACCAGGCCCACCGCACAATCCGGACCGCCCTCGGAGAGGCAGCGCGCCGCGGCCACGTGGCGAAGAATGCTGCCGCGCTGGCCAAGCCGCCGCGGATGGAAGAGGCAGAGGACGAGGTGGAGCCCTACTCGCTGGACGAGGTACAGAGTCTGCTGATCGAGGTGAACAAGCGCCGGAACAGCGCTCGCTGGATGCTCGCACTTGCGCTCGGTCTGCGACAGGGCGAGACGCTCGGACTGCGCTGGTCTGATGTCGACCTGGACAACGAGTACCTCAAGCTGCGCCGCAACCGTCTGCGCCCCCGGTACGAGCACGGGTGCCCAGAAGCCTCGCCGTGCGGCCGCAAGGCGGGGTACTGCCCGGGCCGGAAGCAGGTCCGGCGCGAGACGAAGAACACCAAGTCCCGCGCAGGCCGCCGCGCGGTGCCTCTGCCGGGCCCGCTGGTCGCCATGCTCCGCACGCATGCCGAGGTACAAGCGCGCGAGCGCAAGACCGCGGGCAACCTGTGGATTGAGTCGGACTACGTGTTCACCAGGGCGCTGGGTGGCCCGTTGAGCCCGAACACGGACTATCACGATTGGAAGCGGCTCCTGGCGGACGCACAGGTGCGGGACGGCCGGCTGCACGACGCTCGGCACACCGCGGCCACCGTGCTCATGCTGCTCGGGGTCCCGGCCCGGGTCATCGATCAGATCATGGGGTGGGAGCCGGGCACCTCCGCGCGGATGCGGGCGCGCTATCTGCACGTGCCGGACGCCATGCTCAAGGACGTTGCCCGGAAGATCGCCGATGCCATCTGGGGGCCCGCGGCACCCGCTGTGGACAAAAACCAGGACAACGGGAGCTGA
- a CDS encoding N,N-dimethylformamidase beta subunit family domain-containing protein — protein MGTEQIRRWESGALAHAVTDPFGQGPVPWLRGSENYFDDTGHVVPWYVDHAPPPGATGLHDRYRSTGPRVPTPRATAGDPRSADDVHRQIKGFASTGAVAPGEAVDFHITVDPPQQFGVDIYRIGHYGGDGASKITTSPRLAGIVQPAPLTADRTVSCHHWWLSWRLQVPSYWSIGAYVAVLTTDDGHRSHIPFTVRDDHPADLLLVLPDITWQAYNLYPEDGHTGASLYHAWDEDGRLLGEADAATTVSFDRPYAGAGLPLHVGHAYDFIRWAERYGYDLAYADARDLHAGRIDPTRYRGLVFPGHDEYWSTAMRRTVDVAREQGTSLVFLSANTMYWQVDLAPSASGTPDRLLTCLKRRGPGRPALWREIDRPEQELLGIQYAGRVPEAHPLVVRNADHWLWEATGAHEGDELEGLVAGEADRYFPRIALPEHQGRILLSHSPYRDTEGTIRHQETSLYRAHSGALVFAAGTFAWSPALDRPGHTDARIQRATANLLDRICKRD, from the coding sequence ATGGGGACCGAGCAGATCCGCCGATGGGAGTCGGGAGCGCTGGCGCACGCCGTCACGGACCCATTCGGACAGGGCCCCGTCCCCTGGCTGCGCGGCAGCGAGAACTACTTCGACGACACGGGCCACGTCGTCCCCTGGTACGTCGACCACGCCCCACCCCCCGGCGCGACCGGCCTCCACGACCGCTACCGGAGTACCGGCCCGCGCGTCCCCACCCCGCGCGCGACCGCCGGAGACCCGCGCTCGGCCGACGACGTCCACCGCCAGATCAAGGGGTTCGCCTCCACCGGCGCGGTCGCCCCCGGCGAGGCCGTCGACTTCCACATCACGGTGGACCCGCCCCAGCAGTTCGGCGTGGACATCTACCGCATCGGCCACTACGGCGGCGACGGCGCCAGCAAGATCACCACCAGCCCGCGCCTCGCCGGGATCGTCCAGCCCGCCCCGCTCACCGCGGACCGCACGGTCTCCTGCCACCACTGGTGGCTCTCCTGGCGGCTGCAGGTCCCGTCGTACTGGAGCATCGGCGCGTACGTCGCCGTCCTCACCACCGACGACGGGCACCGCTCCCACATCCCGTTCACGGTCCGCGACGACCACCCCGCCGACCTGCTGCTCGTCCTGCCGGACATCACCTGGCAGGCGTACAACCTCTACCCGGAGGACGGGCACACGGGCGCGAGTCTCTACCACGCGTGGGACGAGGACGGCCGGCTGCTCGGCGAGGCCGACGCCGCGACGACGGTCTCCTTCGACCGCCCGTACGCGGGCGCGGGCCTGCCCCTGCACGTGGGCCACGCCTACGACTTCATCCGCTGGGCCGAGCGCTACGGCTACGACCTCGCGTACGCCGACGCCCGCGACCTGCACGCCGGCCGCATCGACCCCACGCGCTACCGCGGCCTGGTCTTCCCGGGCCACGACGAGTACTGGTCGACGGCCATGCGCCGTACCGTGGACGTCGCCCGCGAGCAGGGCACCTCGCTCGTCTTCCTCTCCGCCAACACCATGTACTGGCAGGTGGATCTGGCGCCCTCCGCGTCCGGCACCCCCGACCGCCTGCTCACCTGCCTGAAACGCCGCGGACCCGGCAGACCCGCGCTGTGGCGGGAGATCGACCGCCCGGAGCAGGAGCTCCTCGGGATCCAGTACGCGGGCCGGGTCCCCGAGGCCCACCCCCTCGTCGTCCGCAACGCCGACCACTGGCTGTGGGAGGCGACCGGGGCCCACGAGGGCGACGAGCTGGAGGGCCTGGTCGCGGGCGAGGCCGACCGCTACTTCCCCCGGATCGCGCTCCCCGAGCACCAGGGCCGCATCCTCCTCTCCCACTCCCCGTACCGGGACACGGAGGGGACGATCCGCCACCAGGAGACCTCCCTGTACCGCGCGCACTCCGGTGCGCTCGTCTTCGCGGCGGGCACCTTCGCCTGGTCCCCGGCCCTGGACCGGCCGGGGCACACCGACGCCCGTATCCAGCGGGCCACGGCCAACCTCCTGGACCGCATCTGCAAACGCGACTGA
- a CDS encoding M48 family metalloprotease — translation MGVELGAHTARSRALAVLRIRSRALAVALLPAAVAVVLLVGGSTGHIDGPGWGVVRAVVTGFAVFVLLCAVGVALLVARARPAMSPTVPVAEESAPDLYRMVRDLADRLEVPAPSAIALTPDCDSWLEDRTHPAHAPPRPESEDEMEGGRGLGPAHRRAPAAPVLVIGSPFLWWMRVGELRAVLAPVVAGTGPSAHPDIAAARRFVRGLDAAVAVTSASTRGPLTRLVLGMAGWVARIMLRGCRVHAAEMERGVATAAAERAQTVDYGLRIVAQEQVGLAYAGWDRLLTRVALPAWRMGRWPSRLDAGVVAALTELSRRDRLAEGFTSRLGERPACDLLEEPGAIDEATSLLAARLFHGGPAETGPDWAPVDWADYPDEVVDRKWRTDAARLHRVLDGLGVSRPAGPGASEPEGPTLDRVMDHLTSSAPSPSTSAAPPPPLPEDGRHATEDTSTGTGTSTDIGATAYEADGGPESDEDGVPATERSAELAAVLSAELAREEAATTAGPTASPAPSAAAAGQGGPDLALWDDGALPLFPLQPPRTGRELLGDHVTAMVCCAAMDTAGAMPGLDWLDGPSLLVDGERSADLGPRVLSLIEEGDPGPLRAWLLDLGVRPEKPVRLV, via the coding sequence ATGGGAGTGGAGTTGGGTGCGCACACCGCGCGCTCACGGGCTCTCGCCGTGCTGCGCATCCGCAGCAGGGCGCTGGCCGTCGCCCTGCTGCCCGCGGCCGTCGCCGTCGTCCTGCTCGTCGGCGGGTCGACCGGGCACATCGACGGCCCCGGCTGGGGCGTGGTGCGCGCGGTCGTGACGGGGTTCGCCGTGTTCGTGCTGCTCTGCGCGGTGGGGGTCGCGCTGCTCGTCGCCCGTGCGCGGCCCGCCATGAGCCCCACGGTCCCGGTCGCCGAGGAGTCGGCGCCGGATCTGTACCGCATGGTGCGGGACCTGGCTGACCGCCTCGAAGTGCCCGCGCCCTCCGCGATAGCGCTCACCCCGGACTGCGACAGCTGGCTGGAGGACCGCACCCACCCGGCCCACGCCCCGCCCCGCCCGGAGTCCGAGGACGAGATGGAGGGCGGCCGGGGCCTGGGCCCCGCACACCGGCGTGCGCCCGCCGCGCCCGTCCTCGTCATCGGCTCCCCCTTCCTGTGGTGGATGCGGGTCGGCGAGCTGCGGGCCGTGCTCGCCCCGGTCGTCGCGGGTACGGGCCCTTCGGCGCACCCCGACATAGCCGCGGCCCGGCGCTTCGTACGAGGTCTCGACGCGGCCGTGGCGGTGACCTCGGCGTCCACCCGCGGACCGCTGACCCGCCTGGTGCTCGGCATGGCCGGCTGGGTGGCGAGGATCATGCTGCGCGGCTGCCGCGTGCACGCCGCCGAGATGGAGCGGGGCGTGGCGACCGCGGCGGCGGAGCGTGCCCAGACGGTGGACTACGGGCTGCGGATCGTCGCGCAGGAACAGGTCGGCCTGGCGTACGCGGGCTGGGACCGGCTGCTGACCAGGGTCGCGCTGCCCGCCTGGCGCATGGGGCGGTGGCCGTCCCGGCTCGACGCGGGTGTCGTCGCGGCGCTCACCGAGCTGTCCCGGCGTGACCGGCTGGCCGAGGGCTTCACCTCCCGGCTCGGCGAACGGCCCGCCTGCGATCTCCTGGAGGAGCCGGGCGCGATCGACGAGGCGACGTCCCTGCTGGCCGCGCGCCTCTTCCACGGCGGCCCCGCCGAGACCGGTCCCGACTGGGCCCCGGTCGACTGGGCGGACTATCCGGACGAGGTCGTCGACCGCAAGTGGCGCACGGACGCGGCACGGCTCCATCGCGTACTGGACGGGCTGGGCGTGAGCCGCCCCGCGGGGCCGGGGGCATCGGAGCCGGAGGGCCCGACGCTGGACCGCGTGATGGACCACCTGACGTCCTCCGCGCCGTCGCCGTCGACGTCGGCAGCGCCCCCGCCCCCGCTCCCGGAGGACGGGCGGCACGCCACCGAGGACACGAGCACGGGCACGGGCACGAGCACGGACATCGGCGCGACGGCGTACGAGGCCGACGGCGGCCCGGAGAGCGACGAGGACGGCGTTCCGGCGACCGAGCGGAGCGCGGAGCTCGCGGCGGTGCTCAGCGCCGAGCTGGCACGCGAGGAGGCCGCGACGACCGCCGGTCCGACGGCGTCCCCGGCGCCCTCCGCGGCTGCCGCGGGACAGGGCGGCCCCGACCTCGCGCTCTGGGACGACGGCGCGCTGCCGCTCTTCCCCCTGCAACCGCCGCGGACGGGACGCGAGTTGCTCGGCGACCATGTGACGGCGATGGTCTGCTGCGCGGCGATGGACACGGCCGGGGCGATGCCGGGGCTCGACTGGCTGGACGGCCCGTCGCTCCTCGTCGACGGCGAGCGCTCCGCCGACCTGGGCCCCCGCGTCCTGAGCCTCATCGAGGAGGGCGACCCGGGCCCCCTGCGCGCCTGGCTCCTGGACCTGGGAGTACGACCGGAGAAGCCGGTCAGACTGGTCTGA
- a CDS encoding excisionase family DNA-binding protein, translating into METARPADAFDPTLVLLTVEEAARRLRVGRTFCYQLIRSGELESIPVGRLRRVPADAPAEYVARQRAAQRAA; encoded by the coding sequence ATGGAAACGGCCCGTCCCGCCGACGCATTCGACCCCACCCTCGTGCTGCTGACCGTTGAAGAGGCGGCCCGCCGCCTTCGAGTCGGCCGCACCTTCTGCTACCAGCTCATCCGCTCAGGAGAGTTGGAGTCCATCCCCGTCGGCCGGCTCCGACGAGTCCCCGCGGACGCGCCCGCCGAATACGTCGCCCGTCAACGAGCGGCCCAACGAGCCGCTTGA